The DNA region ACCTCGTGAGCCACGGTGTTGATCAGCTGGCCGGGGTCGTCGAGCACGTTGGGATTGAGCGCCATCGTGGGCTCTTCGTCGTTCCAGTAGCCGTAGGTGATGCTGCCGTCGTCCCAGGTGTCGTTGCCCAGGTCGTCCCAGTCGATGGTGGGCATGTCGACGCCGCTCTCCGCGGCGATCTTCTTGACCATCTCCTCGAGCACGGCCTTGCGCTCCTCGATCGTGAGCGTCTCCCACTTCTCCGCGATGGCCGGGTCGATGTTGCCGTACTCGTCGCCCTGCTCGTCGATGCCGGTCGGCAGGCCGCGGGCGAGGATCGCGTCGACGCCGACGGCCTTGGCCAGCGCCTTCTCGATCTCGTCGGCGAGCTCCTCGGCGATGTTCTGGCGGCTGTTGCCCCACTCCTCGGCCTCGAAACGGCTCTTGAACTGCGGCGGGGTGGCGGTGCTGGTCACCGAACCGTCGTCGCCGACCGTGAACTCGTTCGTCCTGGCCCGGTCGAGGATGCCCTGGACCAGACGCTCGATCACCTCGACCTCGGCCTCGGCGGTGTAGAGGGCCTTCTGCATCTCCTGCTTGCCGGTGATGTGGCTACTGAGATCCTTGACGAGGCTGTCGCGGTGGCCACGGGCCGCGTCGGCGGCGGCGCCGGTCCAGGACTTGGCCACGCCGTTGGCCTCGAGCTCGTCGCGGCTGCTCTCCAGCAGGCGGAGGTCGGCCTTGAGCCCGTCGCCCGCGTCGCCGAGCGGCGCCGCCTTCCAGGTCTTGACCTGGCCGAACGTGATCGCCATCAGACGAGCGCGGTCGCGTCGAAATGGGCGACGGTGCCGTCGGTGCAGGTGTGGCGGTCGATCCGTCGCCCGCCGGCCTCGAGGAGATCCTGTCGGCCGGGCACCTTGTCGAGGGCGCGGAGCAGGTCGTACTCGTCGTTGATCCGGAGCACCGTCCAGGGGTGCTCCGCGCTGCCGTCGCCGGTCGCCCGGATGCTCCGCAGGGCAGCGCTGGCCACCTGGCGCTCGCGGGCGGCCGAGCGCCCCTCACCGGAGCGCTCCAGCGCCGTCGCCAGACGCAGGTGGGCCGACGGGCTGAAGATCGCACCGGGCATGAGCGCCCGCAGCGCGGTCGCGGCCTCGGCGTAGGCGCCGTCGGCCAGCAGCTTGTCGATCGGGGCCAGGTCGAGATCGACGGTGAAGTTGGCGGAGTTGCGCACCGCGCGGCGCAGCGGCGCCAGCGTCTCGGGGCCGGGGGCGTCGAGGTAGGCGGTGACCAGATCGGCGTACGTCGTCATTTCGACTCCTTCAGGAGACGGTCGAGCTCAGCGGGCGTCAGGTTGTCGAGATATTCGCGGCCGGACTTGCGCGCATCGGCCTCGACGGGCTGGTTGTAGTAGGCGTCGAAGTCCTGGTCGGAGGGCTTGTAGTCGTCGAAGTTGTCCTCCCACTCCTCGGCCTGCTCCTCGGTGATGCCGTCCTCTTCATGCATGTCGAAGGGGTCGTCCTCCCACCAGAACTGGAAGTCGTTGTTGTCCCTGATCGCCTCGTGCTGGCGCGCGTGGCGCAGCTCGTGAGCCACGGTGTGCAGGATGTCGGGGTTGTCGAGGTTGTTCGGGTTGAGCCGTACGGTGCGCTCGCCCTCGCTCCAAGAGCCGTTGGTGCTGCCGAGCGAGCCGTCCCAGATGATGTCGTCGACCTCGAGGCCGTACTCATCGGCCAGCTCCTTGATCTTCTGGTCGATGATCGCCCGCTTCTCGTCATCGGTGAGCTGGGCCCACCGCTCGGCGGTCGCGGGGGAAGCCATCCCGCGCTGGTCGCGGGTCTGGTCGAGACCCTGGTCGGTGCCGGTCGGGATGCCGTCGGTGAGGAGCTGGTCCACGCCGGCCGCCTTGGCGAGGGCGTCGGTGATGTCGTCGGCGAGCTCCTGGGCGATGTTCTGGCGGCTGTTGCCCCATTCCTCGGCCTCGAAACGGCTCTTGAACTGCGGCGGGGTGGCGGTGCTGGTCACCGAGCCGTCGTCGCCGACGGTGAACTCGTTGGTCTTGGCCCGGTCCAGGATCCCCTGCACCAGACGCTCGATGGCCTCGACCTCGGGCTCGGCGGCGTAGAGCGCCTTCTGCATCTGCTGCTTGCCGGTGATGTGGCTGCTCAGCTGGGCCACCAGGGCGTCGCGGTGGCCACGGGCCGCGTCGGCGGCGGCGCCGGTCCAGGACTTGGCCACGCCGTTGGCCTCGAGCTCGTCGCGGCTGGTCTCCAGCTTGCGGAGGTCGACCTTGAGCCCGTCACCGGCATCGCCCAGGGGCGCCGCCTTCCAGGTCTTGACCTGGCCGAAGGTGATCGCCATCAGTTGGGGCCCATGACCTTTCCGCCCTTCTCGCGGGCGGCCTTGTCGGCTGCCTCGAACTCGTCGAGCGCCTTCTGGGTCTCCGCGGCGAGCTTCTGGGAGCTGTCGGCCGCAGCCTTGGTCTCGTCGGTCCAGCGGGTGCCGAGCTCGGACATGTAGCCGACCGACTCCGCCCCCGGGACCGCCGCGCCCGCCTTGCTCAGATAGCCGGCGGAATCGGCTTTGCGTACGTTGCTCTCGGCATCTGTGGCGACCGTGATGGATGCCTTCATGTCCTTGGGGACGACATGAATTTCGGTCATGGGTCTGCTGGTCCTCCTGGGCCCGAACGGGAGACGACTAGGGCGTGTCTTCACAACAGACACGCCCTAGCCCGGAGACCCTAACGGAAACTCGGGTCCAGCGTCTTCGTAAAAAGAGCCCCGCCGTCGATGTCGCGGAGGGTGACGGTGAGCTGCTGCGTACGTCCGTCGATCTCGACCTCACCGAAGAACTGGAAGCCGTCGGCGGGTGAGGTGTTCGCGGCCGGGGGAGCGGCCACGAACTCGGCGGTCGGGCCGAAGGTGGCGTCGAGCTTGTTCGGGCCGAAGGCGCCGGCGTTGAGCGGACCGGAGACGAACTCCCAGAACGGGTCGAAGTCCTGGTAGGCCGCGCGGTCGGGGTGGTAGGAGTGCGCGGCCGTGTAGTGGACGTCGGCGGTCAGCCAGACGTGGTTGCGGATGCCGAGGCGCTTGAGCCCGGTGAGCACCTTGGCGATGTCGAGCTCGCGGCCCAGCGGGGCGCCGCCGTCGCCCTGGGAGATGCCCTCCTGCAGCGGGCCGTCGGGGACGACCAGCCCGATCGGCAGGTCGGCGGCGATGACCTTCCAGGTGGCGCGGGAGGCGGCCAGTTC from Nocardioides luteus includes:
- a CDS encoding DUF4919 domain-containing protein; this encodes MTTYADLVTAYLDAPGPETLAPLRRAVRNSANFTVDLDLAPIDKLLADGAYAEAATALRALMPGAIFSPSAHLRLATALERSGEGRSAARERQVASAALRSIRATGDGSAEHPWTVLRINDEYDLLRALDKVPGRQDLLEAGGRRIDRHTCTDGTVAHFDATALV